The Dermochelys coriacea isolate rDerCor1 chromosome 7, rDerCor1.pri.v4, whole genome shotgun sequence genome window below encodes:
- the LOC119858534 gene encoding protein BTG2-like, translating to MLAITGRGCGAVPLVLVGSAPRGEATSLFTRAPAPVVAVAASRGWRGRPRVPHHLAAEPGACRGPGADRARAGADHWCGALRKRTAGPAAMKTEISTAAGFITRLLRTPGGIGDEQLRCFSESLQEALRDHYKHHWFPLMPSKGSGYRCIRINHKMDPLIGKAAGMIGLSHQRLFQLLPSELTLWVDPFEVSYRIGEDGSICVLYESPPPGLKTAKALESRNRCKKEWRIGRSSPSKNYNMMTVSS from the exons atgctggcaattacaggccg TGGGTGCGGGGCGGTGCCATTGGTCCTGGTGGGCTCCGCCCCACGGGGCGaggctacctcactgtttactcgaGCTCCTGCCCCAGTGGTCGCGGTAGCAGCGTCGAGGGGGTGGCGGGGCCGGCCGCGCGTCCCGCACCACCTAGCGGCTGAGCCCGGCGCCTGTAGGGGGCCAGGCGCGGATCGTGCGCGGGCAGGCGCGGACCACTGGTGTGGGGCGCTGAGGAAGCGGACAGCGGGGCCGGCGGCCATGAAGACGGAGATCTCCACTGCCGCGGGCTTCATCACCCGCCTGCTACGCACCCCCGGCGGCATCGGCGACGAGCAGCTGCGCTGCTTCAGCGAGTCACTGCAGGAGGCGCTGCGAG ACCATTATAAACACCACTGGTTTCCCCTGATGCCCTCCAAGGGCTCAGGGTACCGATGCATTAGGATCAACCACAAGATGGACCCCTTGATAGGGAAGGCAGCCGGCATGATCGGACTGAGCCATCAGAGACTCTTCCAGCTCTTACCCAGTGAATTGACTCTTTGGGTTGACCCCTTTGAGGTGTCCTATAGAATAGGAGAAGATGGGTCTATCTGTGTCCTTTATGAAAGCCCCCCACCGGGTCTGAAGACTGCCAAAGCTCTGGAGAGTAGAAACCGCTGTAAAAAGGAATGGAGAATTGGCAGATCAAGCCCTTCCAAGAATTACAACATGATGACAGTTTCTAGTTAA